Proteins encoded together in one Ipomoea triloba cultivar NCNSP0323 chromosome 4, ASM357664v1 window:
- the LOC116015605 gene encoding probable RNA helicase SDE3: MGTVDDKSDDEYSVIGDKGDLGFIDFEKHKSSGSYEPNRENEKFVISVPFPLVNGRPISGSVGETIVNEITVTNTTKDPLDLWSIKIYDSKPEDSFTLSLMKPPSENSDAEYIEEFMESFSLEDKTLRPEQTLTVWLSCKPKEIGLHTSAVHFNVGEETIERLVFILAEDKVCQSLVSNRPYHRARKKKVEVFTCDAFIVGSRPSRASNRGFKNRLPEYPIPTEIIELVEKNQMPDAIIEGLRKENYFNYFRTLLAMEEIKIKQDMREYDMECVTMKHRGMQFLSLEVPGLAERRPSLVYGDYIFARPAYQDASGMKPYQGYIHRVQADEVFLKFDQDFHARHRVGNVYNVQFTYNRIGVRRMIQAIEAANSLTKEVLFPSEVYGRRNIPTTPLKPLSCMLNEEQMRAVEKILGCRGGAAYIIHGPPGTGKTKTLIEAILQLYTGRNNARILVCAPSNSAADDILEKLLNEQAVELKHDEICRLNAITRSIDDVCPDHLEFCFVEDETFKCPLMRDLIRYRIIISTYASAYLLYAEGIKRGQFSHVFLDEAGQASEPETMIPLSHLLRKETVFVLAGDPLQLGPVVFSKEAESCGLGKSFMERIYESPVYKGENYITKLVRNYRCHPAILKLPSEMFYGGELIPCKKDDGRPSRAGVDLLPNKEFPLLFIGVQGFDEREGSNPSWFNRIEASKVVEIVRNLVENNGLREEDIGVITPYRQQVLKIRNVLESFDWNGIKVGTVEQFQGQEREVIIISTVRSTVKHHEFDKIHYLGFLSNPRRFNVAITRAKSLLIVIGNPHIICQDPHWNKLLWYCVENGSYTGCFLPVREESEDDESVGGRNIETNDQFFYGRGDTELIKHEANVWEDLPPPVTDENEWSDGWK; the protein is encoded by the exons ATGGGTACAGTTGATGATAAATCAGATGATGAGTATTCTGTAATTGGTGATAAAGGAGATCTTGGGTTCATTGACTTTGAGAAACATAAATCTTCTGGTAGCTATGAACCAAATAGAGAGAACGAGAAATTTGTAATATCCGTTCCATTTCCCTTGGTAAATGGAAGACCCATATCAGGCTCTGTAGGAGAAACAATTGTCAATGAAATCACAGTAACGAATACTACAAAAGACCCGCTGGATTTATGGTCAATTAAGATTTATGACTCAAAACCTGAGGATTCGTTCACACTTTCTTTGATGAAACCTCCATCAGAAAATTCTGATGCAGAGTATATTGAAGAATTCATGGAGTCCTTTAGTCTGGAGGACAAAACATTGAGGCCAGAACAGACTTTAACTGTTTGGCTCTCTTGCAAACCCAAGGAAATTGGGTTGCACACATCAGCTGTACACTTTAATGTGGGTGAGGAGACAATAGAGCGACTGGTTTTTATCTTGGCAGAGGACAAGGTTTGCCAGTCCTTGGTTTCAAACAGGCCATACCAcagagcaaggaagaagaaagtTGAGGTTTTCACTTGTGATGCCTTTATTGTGGGCTCTCGTCCTTCAAGGGCTTCAAATCGGGGCTTCAAAAACCGGCTTCCTGAATATCCAATTCCAACAGAAATCATAGAGCTGGTAGAGAAAAATCAGATGCCTGATGCTATCATAGAAGGTTTAAGGAAGGAAAACTATTTCAATTATTTCAGAACATTATTAGCAAtggaagaaataaaaattaag CAAGATATGAGGGAGTATGATATGGAGTGTGTGACCATGAAGCATAGGGGCATGCAGTTTTTATCCCTTGAGGTCCCAGGTCTGGCAGAGAGAAGGCCTTCACTTGTTTATGGAGACTACATTTTTGCACGGCCAGCATATCAAGATGCTAGTGGGATGAAACCTTATCAG GGCTATATACATCGAGTACAGGCTGACGAagtgtttttaaaatttgaccAAGATTTTCATGCAAGGCATAGAGTGGGTAATGTCTATAATGTGCAGTTCACATATAATCGGATTGGTGTGCGGAGGATGATTCAAGCCATTGAAGCTGCAAATAGCTTGACAAAGGAAGTTCTCTTCCCTTCTGAAGTATATGGAAGGAGAAATATTCCAACCACTCCGCTGAAACCATTATCATGTATGCTTAATGAAGAGCAGATGAGGGCTGTTGAGAAAATTCTTGGTTGTAGAGGAGGTGCTGCTTACATTATCCACGGGCCTCCTGGCACAGGGAAAACAAAGACACTTATAGAAGCTATCCTTCAGCTATACACTGGGAGAAACAATGCCAGAATTTTAGTTTGTGCTCCATCAAATAGTGCTGCAGACGATATACTGGAGAAACTTCTCAATGAACAGGCAGTTGAACTCAAGCACGATGAAATTTGTAGGCTTAATGCGATCACGCGTTCTATCGATGATGTCTGTCCTGATCACCTCGAGTTTTGCTTTGTTGAAGATGAAACTTTTAAGTGCCCCCTTATGAGGGACCTGATTCGCTATAGGATCATAATATCTACCTATGCTAGTGCCTATCTTCTTTATGCAGAGGGCATTAAGCGAGGGCAGTTCTCTCATGTTTTCTTAGATGAAGCAGGACAGGCTTCAGAGCCTGAGACCATGATTCCTCTTTCACATCTTTTAAGGAAGGAAACTGTGTTTGTTCTTGCTGGTGATCCTTTGCAACTTGGTCCTGTTGTTTTTTCAAAAGAAGCTGAAAGTTGTGGGCTTGGGAAGTCATTCATGGAAAGGATTTACGAAAGCCCAGTATATAAAggtgaaaattatattactaaatTAGTGAGAAATTATCGGTGCCATCCAGCAATTCTGAAACTTCCATCTGAAATGTTTTATGGAGGGGAGTTGATCCCATGCAAAAAAGATGATGGAAGGCCATCCAGGGCTGGGGTTGATCTCCTTCCTAACAAGGAGTTCCCTTTGCTTTTCATTGGAGTACAAGGTTTTGATGAGAGGGAAGGAAGCAATCCCTCATGGTTTAATAGGATTGAGGCTAGCAAAGTTGTTGAAATCGTCAGAAATCTAGTTGAAAACAATGGATTGAGAGAGGAAGATATTGGAGTGATAACACCTTACAGGCAACAAGTGCTCAAGATAAGAAATGTTCTTGAGAGTTTTGATTGGAATGGCATAAAGGTTGGCACTGTGGAACAGTTCCAAGGTCAAGAACGAGAAGTGATCATTATATCTACAGTTCGTTCAACTGTGAAACATCATGAATTTGACAAAATTCACTACTTAGGATTTTTGAGTAACCCTAGAAGATTTAATGTAGCCATCACTCGAGCCAAATCATTGCTTATTGTTATCGGGAACCCTCACATCATTTGCCAG GATCCACACTGGAACAAGCTTCTGTGGTATTGTGTCGAAAACGGCTCCTATACAGGTTGCTTTTTGCCTGTGAGAGAGGAAAGTGAAGATGATGAATCTGTTGGGGGGAGAAATATAGAGACAAATGATCAGTTCTTTTATGGTAGGGGAGATACTGAGCTTATTAAGCATGAAGCCAATGTCTGGGAAGATCTCCCACCACCTGTTACTGATGAAAATGAATGGTCAGATGGTTGGAAATAA